The window caacaatcaaattcattttcttatcagCTCCCCATAGAACATTTTCCGTATAGACCATGCTTTAGGACATAAAGTaagtcttaacaaatacaaaaactgaaataattccttgcatcttacCATAATACAATGGTATGAAATTGGAAAACCAATaacaagataaaaaacaaaaaccatttaaCAAATGAACATTGAATAATATGCTTTTGAATAATgaatgggtgatagaagaaaacaagggagaaatgaaacatttttagaaacaaaacaaagatacatATCAAAATCGCTGAGATtttatgaaggcagttctaagagcaaaatttatagaattgagtgcttacataaaaaataaaagatccccAATCAATAATCTAATGTTCTAACTCTAGACCTAGAAAAGCAAGAGCAAACTAATTCCAGAACAGGAAATAATAATTAAGATGAGAGCcaaaaattaaagaagagaaggaaattaaagttataaataggaaaagaagaattaaacTTATCTGTTTtttgatgacatgatcttatactTTAATGGCtcaaaaatctccaccagaaaacttctagagctgatcaacaaattcagcaaattagcagtaTGTAAGATTGATATATAAAAGCAATAGGTTTCCTTTCTCTAATAAGGAACCTgctcagaaagaaattaaaagaacaatttcattcacaataatctcaaaaaaccaCTTGGGAATAAATTCTCCCTGTTTTAAACTGTGGCACAGAAACATCGTGACCTGTCCAAGGTTACCCAACCAGTACTTGGAAATGTCAGGATTTCAATGTAGACAGGTCATGACCAgagatgatttattttctttaccacTGCAATATCCTACTCCTCTAAATACTTGTATTGTTTCAAAACACCTTTTAAAACTGCTATAACAATCTTGGGACACAGTAAAAATAGGGAAcacaatgattattttattttattttttcagatgaatacactttaaaataaataaaataatttgggagATGAATAAACCCAGACATGGTTATGTTCTTGTCCAAGGGTATAAATAAGGATGAGCATCTTCCTGGATTCTGTGCTTCTTCCCCCAAGCAGGATTCAAGGAGAACAGTGCTCTGAGGAGGTGAAAGGGAACTAACTTTTCTTAGACTTCACATCAATCATAGCTGGATGAATGATAGCCTCATTCTTCACTGTACTTCACAACCAAGAAGGCAACAATGTATCACTGTTATCAGACAACCATCTGACAGGAGGTCCAGAAGGACTAAACGAGATAATACTTACTCTTTTCAGACTACCTGGCACGTAGTGTTCAGTTAATATAAATGTTATCTGAATCTGGATTGACAGTGGTAAAGAGTGATTTACAGAGGACGGACAAGCTTTTAacccaaatgaaaataataagtatttgaAGACAGACATTTTGTCTGAGTTGGGTCTGGAACTAGCAGACATAGTACAAGCTTCTACAGACTGTCAGACAGAGGTCAGAAGAGGCCAGTTTCAGGTTATTGGGATCCTGGCACGCTCATGTCATTGGGGTGACATTAGAGTACATGCTGTGAATCACTTCCTGTGCATAAGTAATTTAtccattttgccttttttttttgtttttttaaccagtGAAGCACAATTTCAAGATGTCATACCTGGAGAACAGTACTAAGGTGAATGAGTTCAGACTCTTGGGATTGACCCACACCCCAGAGCTGCAAGTTCCCCTCTTCATAATGTTCACTCTCATCTACCTCATCACTCTCACCGGGAACCTGGGGATGATCACGTTGATCCTGCTGGACTCCCgtctccacacccccatgtactttttcctcagTCACCTCTCCCTGGTGGACTGCGTTTACTCCTCGGCGGTGACTCCCAAGGTGATGGCTGGGCTTCTCACAGGGGATAAAGTGATCTCCTACAGCGGATGTGCTGCTCAAATGTTCTTCTTTGTGGCTTTTGCCAGCGTGGACTGCCTTCTGCTggctgtgatggcctatgaccgtcATGCAGCGGTCTGCACACCCTTGCATTACACCACCACCATGACTACCAGTGTGTGTGTCCACATGGCTGTGGCCTGCTACCTCTGGGGCTTGGTCGAATCTGCCTCCTACACCGGGTtcaccttctccctctccttctgccGTTCCAATGTGGTCCATCACTTTTTCTGTGATATCCTCCCAATCCTTGCCCTCTCCTGCTCTGATACCTACATAAATGAGACTGTGCTGTACATCTTAACAGCTTTCAATGTCTTTTTTGCCCTGGTGGTTATCCTGACCTCCTATCTGTTCATATTCATTGCTATCCTGAGGATGCGCTCAGCAGAAGGGCAGaagaaagccttctccacctgtgcatctCACCTCACCGCCGTGACCATCTTCTACGGAACCATCATCTTCATGTACTTACAGCCCAGTTCTAGCCATGCCATGGACAATGACCAAATGGC is drawn from Urocitellus parryii isolate mUroPar1 chromosome 4, mUroPar1.hap1, whole genome shotgun sequence and contains these coding sequences:
- the LOC113195157 gene encoding olfactory receptor 5B2-like; amino-acid sequence: MSYLENSTKVNEFRLLGLTHTPELQVPLFIMFTLIYLITLTGNLGMITLILLDSRLHTPMYFFLSHLSLVDCVYSSAVTPKVMAGLLTGDKVISYSGCAAQMFFFVAFASVDCLLLAVMAYDRHAAVCTPLHYTTTMTTSVCVHMAVACYLWGLVESASYTGFTFSLSFCRSNVVHHFFCDILPILALSCSDTYINETVLYILTAFNVFFALVVILTSYLFIFIAILRMRSAEGQKKAFSTCASHLTAVTIFYGTIIFMYLQPSSSHAMDNDQMASVFYTMIVPMLNPIVYSLRNKEVHRAFKKAMEKMMTLFRT